In Bacillus cereus ATCC 14579, a single window of DNA contains:
- the cydA gene encoding cytochrome ubiquinol oxidase subunit I: MDTVTLARAFFGSSLAFHIIFATLGVGLSLMIFISEILYHWKKDSDYAIMAKRWTKAFAILLGVAIPTGTIVGVQISLLWPGFAKIVGQVISVPFQIEIFAFFLEALFMSIYVYAADKLPPFMRLISLFFVMLGATASAVLITSANTWMNTPAGFSMNPDGSVFNVDPWKAFFNPSFGTSAFHVVITAYATGAAVIASIAGFKLLKKNLSTREIAYHKKGLLLGLVVTFITGATMWLSGHESAIALHKHSPEKLASAEALFETTSHAPLSIGGVVDPNTLELNYALEIPNMLSLLVGLDPSTVVKGLKEFPQETWPPFYTHTLFNLMVGTAAFTFAVAAIALLYWYFVYRKKGTELPKWLLWGAAACGPIMMLGIEFGWIFSCSGRQPWTIYGMQRTVDASTRADFVGPLFVLFIILYIGLAILTVIVLRTFFRRHPLKNDLQHQGGDSHA; this comes from the coding sequence ATGGATACGGTAACATTAGCAAGAGCATTTTTTGGTTCTTCATTAGCATTCCACATTATCTTTGCAACACTTGGTGTCGGTCTTTCATTGATGATTTTTATAAGCGAAATACTCTATCACTGGAAGAAAGACTCCGACTATGCCATTATGGCGAAAAGATGGACAAAGGCGTTTGCTATTCTTCTCGGTGTAGCAATTCCAACTGGAACAATTGTTGGTGTGCAAATCTCACTTCTTTGGCCTGGTTTCGCCAAAATTGTTGGGCAAGTTATTTCTGTTCCCTTCCAAATTGAGATTTTCGCCTTCTTTTTGGAGGCTTTATTCATGTCGATTTACGTATATGCAGCTGATAAACTTCCTCCATTTATGAGATTAATCTCGCTATTTTTCGTCATGCTTGGTGCCACGGCATCCGCCGTGCTCATTACATCAGCAAATACATGGATGAATACACCAGCAGGCTTTTCAATGAATCCAGATGGATCTGTTTTTAACGTTGATCCGTGGAAAGCTTTCTTTAATCCAAGTTTTGGCACAAGTGCATTCCATGTTGTTATTACGGCTTATGCAACTGGTGCGGCTGTCATTGCTTCTATCGCTGGATTTAAATTATTGAAGAAAAATTTAAGTACACGTGAAATTGCTTATCATAAAAAAGGGCTACTATTAGGGCTTGTCGTTACATTTATTACAGGCGCTACGATGTGGCTTTCAGGACATGAATCAGCGATCGCCTTACATAAACACTCACCTGAAAAACTTGCATCTGCTGAAGCTTTATTTGAAACGACATCACACGCACCGCTATCCATTGGCGGAGTTGTGGATCCCAATACACTTGAACTAAACTATGCACTTGAAATTCCCAACATGCTTAGCTTATTAGTGGGATTAGACCCTAGCACTGTCGTAAAAGGTCTAAAGGAATTTCCCCAAGAAACATGGCCACCATTTTATACACATACACTATTCAACTTAATGGTCGGCACCGCTGCGTTTACCTTTGCAGTTGCAGCAATTGCGCTCTTATATTGGTACTTCGTTTACCGAAAAAAGGGAACAGAACTACCGAAGTGGCTACTTTGGGGGGCTGCCGCATGCGGACCAATTATGATGCTCGGTATTGAATTCGGATGGATTTTCAGTTGTAGCGGTCGTCAACCATGGACAATTTATGGTATGCAACGTACCGTCGATGCATCTACACGCGCCGATTTCGTCGGTCCTTTATTTGTTTTGTTCATCATTTTATATATTGGACTCGCTATTTTAACAGTCATTGTTCTACGGACATTCTTTAGAAGACATCCATTAAAGAATGATTTACAACACCAAGGAGGCGATTCTCATGCATGA